In Tachysurus vachellii isolate PV-2020 chromosome 10, HZAU_Pvac_v1, whole genome shotgun sequence, the following proteins share a genomic window:
- the stard9 gene encoding stAR-related lipid transfer protein 9 codes for MANVKVAIRVRPLNSRERVDGGRIAVQVEDKVVRVRNVKLDGRMDVRTEAPGDSRERLLEFPFDYCYWSVNPEAPNYASQEEVFQDLGMCVLTGAAEGYNVCLFAYGQTGSGKTYTMMGNPDSIGLTPRICQGLFRSGIDSPDGQTCRVEVSFLEIYNERVRDLLRGAEQKKPVALRVREHPEKGPYVQGLTQHVVEDHKQAADLLEVGIANRITAATHVHDASSRSHAIFSIQYTQAILENNLPSEIVSKINLVDLAGSERADPNYCRDRITEGANINKSLVTLGIVISALAQNSQMCSSSQSINSMLSEGESISVGSQSSSLSSSSRRHCFIPYRDSVLTWLLKDSLGGNSKTIMIATISPSCSSYSETLSTLRYAAHAKNIVNKPRVNEDASVRLIRDLREEIDRLKSMLLSFSVRNPSPSLSDERDSSLSDIVLQNELKIEQLTKDWSESWQDKRALLEQYSVDINQDRAGVQIHSLQPHLISLEPDVLSTGVTIYHLREGITKIGPQDPNEEEPHIDIPEGSLCEIENQNGVVTLKPRAHTICMVNNRQVTEPCRLAQGAVITLAGRQKYRFNHPAEAAALRERRRIIEGGPFKVLTPNSRAEEVGSKEASDRLAPWQRLEEHQRYVECLREEILVEQRRAEKDLEREQAHLYKQHSEIQQWILQEKQRLAAIREKGTLDSGVQTDIIPLPALTGINENESSRETIRPSLIVGDRKRVVQEELLKHHALRRNENRIRRKRLRYQLERIARKRHLLEAKQGLQRLETALSLGVDAPLSPDIGSSSKRREHPMVLRRHSFSVDLLSRLYPQHAPIFSQFLRRNRLSESTSSLSSATFPRKWVSDECLPGKTRGRSNTMPSRCSQGTSIGTDSSENFKMLMKENVPSEEMTERKSLSSPLQSSIWNHNISVKTTMDSDTRDSKKVLPIIKQSSKQKNSPNGERSSPNEVNKGLETIRKALSRSVGFGIKKALSRVFRKPPLGSRGGKGAKSASRLKTQFAVEGKKDKNFEDMATKQPHSSIKTTVSCDGLDQLVSFKEKNPGRWHSAETLNKKTRRWVKMQQNLTNWVENNGDEVADDSSDCDSLFSVDSLSSAYAIALAEQLQQEDCEPSEAESLESQMSKDSLVKESSGSTDPISALKLSHSICHTFNSSPIKSKETIEEIFRSQKVTRQEIKESSHFSQITSDSQHHSDASIKETEAFLALTDAWSSTDPADSPRILGALELKQCILSDTSSSQSQASLELSGVTTGYECQIPPCFDSTQGKDVTVKERSHISSEREMVLDYFLSDLTSTSCSTPESTLLQGNNEHLNNLEALSTSAEASNTQNTMSNDTLRANKPTSPSELAPLETSVGDMLTVNAPFQDTAVLNSSLRCLPDKSPDKCLQSNSKKQTELILSSDEIVFTKSFAPQNNLIESKTHSEESCIAVTPFRDSNIFSKCDGQTLLELQHSHSTLQSEETLKISNKFICPNKDLHQSAMQSMNIENDFQCKPQSLMVNHDEKKVSDEKSLVLHRVQSTEKYSESYDARSSKDYPFLEINMSDSANKEVSDFLRHCDAVMLEHESCNIHSRKRSKDIQDDLAGNLKTPKRSCVESLVSGNSAVNNVPFMFNDSRGNSTGKLLPVEKDITDNLSQTFQQVSITASMDGHIEIYQNNNNPAASFTSEDRPVPTGIKVSTGCPLGMQNLKCPDLKLVDNGMFDSSALRKISHAINDKISEVVKEHLKISLQVESGEDLNEEPETNSEKSLTTSIDALTKPQNKNEMTAEDSLRSSHTSQCVTEYCVDDRVNVDNTNDCVRDKYLVKNPTEKKVIVDHQGVGFHGSCPSLLVKKISAEIENLDTYDSYGLVPQDLKINVLEATTVLHEGPTDNHQESLITSHSNGSISEVTSESNTIPLTFPLALMSACKQNPEVILSSENFTVAEEQDQFFLMKTKSIPISISPEGPSVKTEDNGFNLLSHTKHKPVIYPEVNSISGVSKDSCVVTVSTRCSEALGDHVDHVKEAVKTVKASKVNLVAKFQQVVELNTVAHLDTEAAIQFQMKNEHSFNSDGAEKDSSPLKKLAYQECAREKHEFSTQEQPHVGQNTNSLNEAKDKIMDLENHNCLGKPHEEPTVSKSCQALALAPSALQRDNQTQIIQSAIMSEKPSNCLQKEDESLSKKDRMQNKREIQEQCVNVQKERKNSNQLQSNDTYIITKSAQRPEQRDMTESYKSKLKLSPSRSLNTKEHQVIINSTDATNGEKQHTTINGSRLVFSRTKEEGQKVKPKRYRKAHFTAPLSSSTDSTPDSSLDETAKSRVHKCGIATPNIPSTPAHVRAKSETRNSSSDESSTSLSLQMNTGSLESNSNHNQCYGPGSKNPYPYIRDVTIVEAEEVRHLTPKLFKMLSLSKDDEMIHSTRYNSAQHISHENDNERANSLENDSLQNREPILHFGSSDINPFVYTRKKDRLLTATSKNQAFGSAVNISSQLTSLESSRNGIARCCSMDNGLNVQNSPFSSHLSTYAVQKGLSSTLSSAEGSKEHFSIESKLRESFHTSVACNNKILTASGSDSCNDTFDLASSSGQVDEIMLVYSSEQENQEIKQDSRKCDHGTQTVKVYEDVEKKWKHKRSSTQVLVSRQAQGTSTAWTSLQNMSEHLSELIVSTSDLLGNIQCMRTGESSMKKGPACSKVSKIPSDKYAKSDSSTQTATDVGIQTEGSALLMKQNKVLQRTSPVKNPKSHEVNVIVKVIGSEVCNVPKQECATESIGDEDESRQSFETIKSMPDLRPGGSPPSEQFCRKLDTVKNLSLETVGPNQYPYNPVTVDHKASNTFGVCAQRKCTSQVLAKESQTHMKPKNYPDKRVLLIDRASSPILTVDVTRLQKRKIKSGTIHSPTEMLSKTTRNPPENKSVSSVSFENLRSHSCVNAGSPDAYSTEASPSIYVQNGRKKPSHGVQSKVASQEILCSPLSHSHSSAVKHRQPVDLSHNTLPSSTPINHSHRSSMQEYKHRVYKEMNCWSDLSKDTFQYQEEDSVSLALSDCNTEVLVSINPLAEISPPQEDYGIPENLPMHNKFTNWSGISQQPPDRLTNQNNSTVGKSPDINRHSLHLCSAESESLGYRYKPDLSESIHRRTREIERLRKERKQVLASMQLDLSPHPLSVELTEAKLQYGLGKTDTLLTMLKSSDRTESTISTKQQLYDRHRRSIDGLRREREDRLQTSRRARSLSPSKHPNSTINMTEQSQRAVALPSRQREHLQQLRKEVVEMCRVPSAQRREGPYPTDIELLLRDYSRAREEAKTEIAKARVRLRERTEQEKRRLEQQALSHSVKDHLKLCTRVSNSTLCTGSNLSLSSGPTSGYNSGNAALLKDGTSPSIQVTGVSGRELKVRSRPPMIPSQCLQAPRAWLSAQDIHLESSASGYELHFSSSPSSPPGRQRTCSFSSPLSVSNPYQDIADCTLTSAVSEVHLASGGDVRNLLAGKAEAGWRHQGLENRVQTFYRPSSRPSSHGFLGAMELERPLASLWSLIRDHSKAHLYNKSLKSTWTRLLDDTTQLVYLLTDPSNCHMKQPRDFCCLSIESKQDDMWVLAMQSVFEESLPRPSVDTVRGEMFPSAWILQHSHRQGREIVTVIYLLQVDLGTPTLPQRLVNEVARKQAAVIADLDSFLSL; via the exons CTGGATGGGCGTATGGATGTGCGAACTGAGGCTCCAGGTGACTCCAGAGAGAGGCTGTTAGAGTTTCCCTTTGATTACTGCTACTGGTCCGTGAACCCAGAGGCACCCAACTATGCATCACAGGAGGAG GTGTTCCAGGAtctgggcatgtgtgtgttgactggGGCAGCTGAAGGTTACAACGTCTGCCTGTTTGCATATGGACAGACAGGCTCAGGGAAAACCTACACCATGATGGGCAATCCA GATTCTATTGGATTGACGCCAAGAATTTGTCAA GGGCTGTTTCGATCTGGTATAGACTCTCCTGATGGACAGACCTGCAGGGTTGAAGTTAG TTTCTTAGAGATCTACAACGAGCGAGTACGTGATCTGCTGAGAGGGGCAGAACAGAAAAAGCCAGTGGCACTGCGTGTGAGGGAGCACCCAGAAAAAGGACCATATGTGCAGG gtCTTACTCAGCATGTGGTAGAGGACCACAAGCAGGCAGCAGATCTGCTGGAAGTGGGCATCGCTAACCGCATCACAGCTGCCACACATGTTCATGATGCTAGCAGCCGATCACATGCCATTTTCAGCATCCAGTACACACAG GCAATACTAGAGAATAACCTTCCATCTGAAATAGTAAGCAAGATCAACCTAGTGGACTTGGCTGGCAG TGAGAGAGCAGACCCTAACTATTGCAGAGACCGGATTACTGAAGGAGCCAACATCAACAAGTCTCTAGTTACTCTGGGAATCGTCATATCTGCACTAG CTCAGAACTCTCAGATGTGCAGCAGCAGTCAGAGCATTAACAGCATGCTGAGTGAGGGCGAGTCCATCTCGGTCGGCAGTCAGTCCAGTTCCCTGTCCAGCAGCAGCCGCAGACACTGCTTTATCCCCTACAGAGACTCCGTCCTCACCTGGCTCCTCAAAGACAGCCTGGGTGGCAACTCCAAAACCATAATGATTGCAA CAATCTCGCCGTCTTGCAGCAGCTACAGTGAGACTCTCAGCACCCTCCGCTATGCGGCTCATGCCAAGAACATCGTCAACAAGCCGAGAGTCAATGAG GATGCCAGTGTGAGGCTGATCAGGGATCTTCGTGAAGAGATCGATCGACTGAAGAGCATGCTGCTGAGCTTCTCTGTG AGAAACCCCAGCCCGTCTCTGAGTGATGAGAGAGACAGCAGCCTTTCAGACATAGTCCTGCAGAATGAACTCAAG ATAGAACAGCTTACTAAAGACTGGTCTGAGAGTTGGCAGGATAAGCGAGCTCTTCTTGAGCAGTACAGTGTAGACATTAACCAGGACAGAGCAGGAGTTCAGATCCATTCTCTCCAACCCCACCTCATCTCTCTGGAGCCGGATGTCCTAAGCACAGGAGTCACCATTTACCACCTCCGG GAAGGAATCACTAAAATTGGACCTCAGGATCCAAATGAGGAAGAACCCCATATTG ACATTCCAGAGGGTTCTCTTTGTGAAATTGAGAATCAGAACGGGGTTGTAACCCTCAAACCCCGAGCACACACAATCTGCATGGTCAACAACAGACAGGTCACTGAACCCTGTCGACTTGCACAAG GTGCAGTGATAACTTTAGCAGGACGTCAGAAGTACCGATTTAACCACCCTGCAGAGGCAGCAGCTCTGAGGGAAAGGAGACGT atCATTGAAGGCGGTCCATTTAAGGTTCTGACGCCTAACTCAAG GGCAGAAGAAGTAGGCAGTAAGGAAGCCAGCGACAGGTTAGCTCCCTGGCAGAGGCTGGAGGAGCATCAGCGCTACGTGGAATGTCTGCGTGAGGAAATCCTGGTGGAACAGAGAAGAGCTGAGAAAGACTTGGAGAGAGAGCAGGCCCATCTTTACAAGCAACACTCTGAGA TCCAGCAGTGGATATTGCAGGAAAAGCAGCGTCTTGCTGCCATCAGGGAGAAGGGAACGCTTGACTCAGGGGTCCAGACAGATATCATTCCTCTGCCTGCACTGACTGGCATTAATGAGAATGAGAGCAGTAGGGAAACAATCCGTCCATCATTAATTGTGGGTGACAGGAAACGGGTGGTACAAGAAGAGCTCCTCAAACACCATGCGCTCAGAAGAAATGAGAATCGAATTCGCCGCAAACGACTGCGCTATCAGCTGGAAAGAATTGCTCGCAAGCGACACCTGCTAGAAGCAAAACAAGGGCTTCAGAGACTGGAGACTGCTCTTTCACTCGGGGTTGATGCACCCCTGTCCCCTGATATTGGGTCTTCTTCAAAACGTAGAGAACACCCAATGGTGTTGCGAAGGCATTCTTTTTCTGTTGACCTTTTGTCTCGACTTTACCCTCAACATGCACCCATTTTCAG CCAGTTTCTTAGGAGGAACAGATTATCTGAGTCGACGTCATCTCTCTCTAGTGCCACCTTTCCTAGAAAATGGGTGTCTGATGAATGTCTACCAGGGAAGACTAGAGGCCGCTCTAATACTATGCCCTCAAGATGTAGTCAGGGAACTTCAATTGGTACAGACTCCTCTGAGAACTTCAAAATGTTAATGAAGGAAAATGTACCATCTGAAGAAATGACTGAAAGAAAATCTCTTTCATCTCCACTTCAATCATCCATCTGGAATCATAACATATCTGTAAAAACTACAATGGATTCAGATACTAGAGATAGTAAGAAGGTGCTTCCGATAATAAAGCAATCAAGTAAGCAAAAAAACTCACCTAATGGAGAAAGAAGTTCACCCAACGAAGTGAACAAGGGCTTGGAGACAATCCGCAAAGCTCTATCTCGATCAGTTGGTTTTGGAATAAAGAAGGCTTTGTCAAGGGTTTTCCGCAAGCCTCCTTTAGGGTCACGAGGTGGCAAAGGCGCTAAGTCTGCTAGCAGATTGAAAACTCAATTTGCtgtagaaggaaagaaagacaaaaatttTGAAGACATGGCAACGAAGCAACCACATTCTTCTATTAAAACAACTGTGTCTTGTGATGGTTTGGACCAGCTCGTCTCATTTAAAGAGAAGAATCCTGGACGCTGGCACAGTGCAGAGACCCTTAATAAAAAGACCAGAAGATGGGTCAAGATGCAACAAAATCTGACTAACTGGGTAGAGAATAATGGTGATGAAGTGGCTGATGACTCTTCAGACTGTGACAGCCTTTTCTCAGTGGACTCGCTTTCATCAGCATATGCCATTGCCTTGGCAGAGCAGCTTCAGCAGGAGGACTGTGAACCGAGTGAGGCGGAGAGTTTGGAAAGTCAGATGTCCAAGGACTCACTTGTCAAGGAAAGTAGTGGAAGCACTGATCCAATTTCAGCACTGAAACTCAGCCACTCCATTTGTCATACTTTTAATTCATCACCAATAAAATCCAAAGAAACGATTGAGGAGATTTTCAGGAGTCAAAAGGTAACAAGACAAGAGATAAAGGAATCTTCACACTTCTCACAGATAACATCTGATTCCCAGCACCACAGTGATGCCAGCATCAAAGAAACAGAAGCCTTCCTTGCTCTTACAGATGCATGGTCATCCACCGATCCAGCAGATAGTCCTAGGATCCTTGGGGCTTTAGAGTTGAAACAATGCATACTCTCAGACACCAGCAGCAGCCAAAGCCAGGCTAGTCTAGAGCTGTCTGGTGTAACAACTGGATACGAATGCCAAATTCCACCCTGTTTTGATTCTACCCAGGGTAAAGATGTGACAGTTAAGGAAAGAAGTCACATATCCTCTGAAAGGGAAATGGTTTTGGACTATTTTTTGAGTGATCTTACCTCTACATCCTGTTCTACACCTGAAAGCACACTATTGCAAGGAAATAATGAGCATTTGAATAACTTGGAGGCACTGAGCACTTCTGCAGAGGCTTCCAACACTCAGAACACAATGAGCAATGACACGTTACGTGCAAATAAACCAACATCGCCATCAGAATTAGCACCATTAGAAACAAGCGTTGGTGATATGTTAACGGTCAATGCGCCTTTCCAAGACACTGCTGTTCTGAATAGTTCTTTGAGATGCCTTCCTGATAAATCGCCTGATAAGTGCTTACAAAGCaattccaaaaaacaaacagaacttaTCCTATCAAGTGATGAGATTGTCTTCACTAAAAGTTTTGCACCACAAAATAACTTGATAGAATCAAAAACACATTCTGAAGAAAGTTGCATTGCAGTAACACCCTTCAGAGACAGTAATATTTTCTCAAAATGTGATGGACAAACACTACTAGAACTTCAGCATTCTCATAGTACACTTCAGtcagaagaaaccttgaaaatCAGTAATAAATTCATATGTCCCAATAAGGATCTCCATCAATCAGCCATGCAAAGTATGAACATTGAAAATGATTTTCAGTGTAAGCCACAAAGCCTAATGGTTAACCATGATGAAAAGAAGGTGAGTGATGAAAAGTCCTTGGTGCTGCATCGGGTTCAGTCTACAGAAAAATATTCAGAGAGCTATGATGCAAGAAGTTCAAAAGATTACCCTTTTTTAGAAATTAACATGTCAGACAGTGCCAACAAAGAAGTGTCTGATTTTTTAAGACACTGTGATGCTGTGATGCTAGAGCATGAATCCTGTAACATACACTcaagaaaaagaagcaaagaTATACAAGATGATTTAGCAGGTAATTTGAAAACACCAAAGAGAAGCTGTGTTGAGTCCCTTGTTTCGGGTAATTCTGCTGTAAATAATGTACCGTTCATGTTTAATGACAGCAGAGGAAACTCAACAGGCAAACTGCTACCAGTAGAAAAGGACATAACGGACAATTTGTCCCAAACGTTTCAGCAAGTTTCTATAACTGCATCCATGGACGGTCATATTGAAATTTACCAAAACAACAATAATCCTGCTGCCAGCTTTACATCTGAAGACAGACCTGTACCTACTGGGATAAAAGTGTCCACTGGGTGTCCATTGGGTATGCAGAACTTAAAATGTCCTGATTTAAAGCTTGTGGACAATGGAATGTTTGATAGCAGTGCATTGAGAAAGATTAGCCATGCGATAAATGACAAGATATCAGAAGTGGTGAAAGAACATCTGAAGATATCACTGCAAGTGGAGAGTGGTGAAGACCTTAATGAAGAACCAGAGACAAACAGTGAAAAATCCTTAACAACCAGCATTGATGCTCTTACGAAGCCTCagaacaaaaatgaaatgacagCTGAGGACTCACTTCGCAGTTCTCACACAtctcaatgtgtgactgaaTATTGTGTTGATGACAGAGTGAATGTGGACAACACAAATGACTGTGTGAGAGACAAATATTTAGTAAAAAATCCCACTGAGAAAAAAGTCATAGTAGACCACCAAGGAGTTGGTTTCCATGGCAGTTGTCCGTCTTTGTTGGTAAAGAAGATCAGTGCAGAAATAGAAAATTTAGACACTTATGATTCATATGGACTTGTGCCGCaagatttgaaaataaatgtactaGAAGCAACCACTGTCCTACATGAGGGACCAACTGATAATCATCAAGAATCATTAATTACCAGCCATTCAAATGGTTCAATCAGTGAAGTGACCAGTGAAAGTAACACTATTCCACTGACTTTTCCACTGGCTTTGATGTCTGCTTGTAAACAAAACCCTGAAGTAATTTTATCTTCTGAAAATTTCACTGTGGCTGAAGAACAGGACCAGTTCTTTCTGATGAAAACAAAGTCTATACCCATCAGTATATCTCCTGAAGGACCATCTGTAAAGACTGAAGACAACGGATTTAATCTTCTATCTCATACAAAACACAAGCCAGTTATCTATCCTGAAGTAAACAGCATTTCAGGAGTCTCAAAAGATAGTTGTGTTGTTACAGTGTCCACTCGTTGCTCAGAAGCATTGGGGGACCATGTTGACCATGTTAAGGAGGCAGTGAAGACTGTGAAAGCAAGCAAAGTAAATCTGGTAGCTAAATTTCAGCAGGTGGTGGAGTTAAATACTGTTGCACATCTTGACACTGAGGCAGCAATTCAATTTCAAATGAAGAATGAACATTCATTTAATTCAGATGGTGCAGAAAAAGATTCTAGTCCACTTAAAAAACTAGCATACCAGGAATGTGCTAGAGAAAAACATGAATTCAGCACACAAGAACAACCGCATGTTGGACAGAACACAAATAGTTTAAATGAAGCAAAAGATAAAATCATGGACCTCGAAAACCATAATTGTTTGGGAAAACCACATGAAGAGCCCACAGTTTCTAAATCTTGCCAGGCTCTAGCCCTCGCTCCTTCAGCGCTACAGAGAGACAATCAAACACAAATCATCCAAAGTGCCATTATGAGTGAAAAGCCCTCTAACTGTTTACAAAAGGAAGACGAATCACTGAGTAAAAAGGACCGTATGCAGAATAAAAGGGAAATTCAGGAacagtgtgtgaatgttcaaaaagaaaggaagaattCAAACCAACTGCAATCTAATGACACGTATATCATTACTAAGTCTGCCCAAAGACCAGAGCAGAGAGACATGACAGAGTCTTATAAATCAAAGCTTAAATTGTCACCATCTAGGTCATTAAATACAAAGGAACATCAGGTTATTATTAATTCTACTGATGCAACTAATGGAGAAAAACAACATACAACAATAAATGGTTCAAGACTTGTATTTTCTAGGACTAAGGAAGAGGGACAGAAAGTAAAGCCGAAGAGATACAGAAAAGCTCATTTTACAGCCCCTTTAAGTTCATCTACTGACTCAACACCTGATTCATCCTTAGATGAGACAGCTAAATCCAGAGTACATAAGTGTGGTATTGCCACTCCAAACATACCTAGCACTCCTGCTCATGTAAGAGCAAAGTCAGAAACTAGAAATAGCTCATCTGATGAATCAAGTACATCTCTGTCTTTACAAATGAATACAGGATCACTCGAATCAAATTCCAATCATAATCAGTGTTATGGGCCTGGCTCGAAAAATCCATACCCTTACATCAGAGATGTTACCATTGTTGAAGCAGAGGAAGTGAGGCATCTTACTCCAAAGCTATTTAAAATGCTTAGTCTATCAAAGGATGatgaaatgattcattcaaCCAGATATAATTCTGCTCAACACATATCACATGAAAATGACAATGAAAGAGCAAATTCATTGGAGAATGATTCCCTCCAAAATAGAGAACCTATTCTACATTTTGGTTCAAGTGACATCAACCCCTTTGTTTATACAAGAAAAAAGGATCGGTTACTTACAGCTACATCAAAAAATCAAGCATTTGGAAGTGCAGTCAATATATCCAGCCAGCTTACCTCGCTTGAAAGTTCTAGGAATGGTATTGCAAGATGCTGCAGTATGGACAATGGGTTAAATGTCCAGAATTCTCCTTTCAGTTCTCATTTGAGCACTTATGCAGTCCAAAAGGGACTTTCTAGCACGTTGAGTAGTGCTGAAGGTTCCAAAGAACATTTTTCTATAGAATCCAAGCTGAGGGAATCCTTTCATACATCAGTTGCTTGTAACAATAAGATATTAACAGCTTCAGGCAGTGACTCTTGCAATGATACCTTTGATCTAGCCAGTAGCTCAGGCCAGGTAGATGAAATAATGCTGGTCTACTCTTCTGAACAAGAAAATCAGGAAATTAAACAGGATTCGAGAAAATGTGACCATGGTACCCAGACAGTCAAGGTTTATGAGGACGTGGAGAAGAAATGGAAACACAAGCGGAGCAGTACACAAGTCCTTGTGTCTAGACAGGCACAAGGAACATCGACCGCATGGACAAGTCTACAGAATATGTCTGAACATCTTTCTGAGTTGATTGTCAGCACTTCAGATCTTCTGGGGAACATTCAGTGTATGAGAACAGGGGAAAGTTCTATGAAAAAAGGGCCAGCATGCAGTAAAGTTTCAAAGATACCTTCTGACAAATATGCTAAAAGTGATAGCTCCACTCAAACTGCCACAGATGTTGGGATCCAAACTGAGGGCAGTGCACTGCTAATGAAACAGAACAAAGTTCTCCAGAGAACCTCTCCTGTAAAGAACCCCAAATCTCATGAGGTCAATGTGATCGTCAAAGTTATCGGCTCTGAAGTTTGCAATGTACCAAAGCAAGAATGTGCCACCGAATCTAttggagatgaagatgaaagCAGACAGAGCTTTGAAACTATTAAAAGTATGCCTGACTTGCGTCCTGGAGGCTCACCTCCATCTGAGCAGTTTTGTAGAAAGTTGGACACTGTAAAAAATCTCTCCTTAGAAACTGTTGGACCAAATCAGTACCCTTACAATCCTGTCACAGTAGATCATAAAGCTTCCAACACGTTTGGTGTTTGTGCACAGAGAAAATGCACTTCTCAAGTGTTAGCAAAGGAAAGTCAAACACACATGAAGCCAAAGAATTACCCTGATAAAAGGGTGCTGCTTATAGACCGTGCCTCTTCGCCTATTCTCACTGTTGATGTGACACGAttacaaaaaaggaaaatcaaatcTGGTACAATCCACAGTCCCACTGAGATGCTCTCAAAAACCACCAGAAATCCACCTGAAAACAAATCAGTGTCTTCTGTGTCTTTTGAGAACCTAAGAAGCCACAGTTGTGTAAATGCAGGTTCACCAGATGCATACTCCACAGAAGCCTCACCTAGCATATATGTAcaaaatggaagaaagaaacCCTCTCATGGAGTGCAAAGCAAAGTAGCAAGTCAAGAAATTTTGTGCAGTCCCCTGTCCCATAGTCATTCTTCTGCTGTTAAACACAGGCAACCTGTAGACTTGAGCCATAACACATTACCATCTTCAACACCTATTAATCATAGCCACAGAAGCAGCATGCAggaatataaacacagagtctACAAAGAAATGAACTGCTGGAGTGATCTGAGCAAAGATACTTTCCAGTATCAAGAAGAAGACAGCGTGTCTTTGGCTCTGAGTGACTGCAATACAGAAGTCCTGGTCAGCATCAACCCACTAGCTGAAATCAGCCCACCCCAAGAGGACTATGGGATTCCTGAAAACCTGCCAATGCACAACAAGTTCACCAACTGGTCAGGCATCAGTCAACAGCCACCAGACAGGCTCACTAATCAAAACAATTCAACTGTGGGAAAATCCCCAGATATTAACAGACATAGTCTCCACCTATGTTCAGCAGAGTCTGAGAGTCTTGGGTATAGATACAAACCAGATCTCTCGGAATCAATACACAGACGGACCAGAGAAATCGAGAGATTGAGGAAGGAACGCAAACAGGTTCTTGCTTCAATGCAATTAGATTTGAGTCCTCATCCTCTGAGTGTTGAGCTCACAGAGGCCAAGTTGCAGTACGGCTTGGGGAAGACAGACACACTGCTGACGATGCTGAAgtccagtgacagaacagagTCTACCATCTCTACCAAACAGCAGCTGTATGACAG GCATAGGAGGAGTATAGATGGTttgaggagggagagagaggatcGTCTTCAAACGTCCCGACGAGCTCGAAGTCTCAGCCCCAGCAAGCATCCAAACTCAACAATTAACATGACAGAACAATCTCAAAGAGCTGTAGCGCTTCCCAGCCGGCAACGGGAGCATCTGCAGCAGCTACGCAAGGAAGTAGTGGAGATGTGCAG GGTTCCCAGTGCACAAAGAAGAGAAGGTCCGTATCCCACTGATATTGAACTCCTTCTGCGTGACTACAGTCGTGCACGTGAGGAAGCAAAGACGGAGATTGCCAAAGCGCGAGTGCGGCTACGTGAGAGGACAGAGCAGGAGAAGCGGAGATTAGAGCAGCAGGCTCTCTCACATTCTGTAAAG GATCATCTGAAGCTGTGTACACGTGTCAGTAACAGCACCTTGTGCACGGGTTCCAACCTGAGTCTCTCTTCAGGACCTACTTCTGGCTACAATAGCGGTAATGCAGCTTTACTGAAAGATGGTACATCACCATCTATACAG GTCACTGGAGTCTCAGGTAGGGAGTTAAAAGTCAGGTCTCGACCCCCCATGATCCCTTCACAATGTTTACAAGCTCCTCGTGCATGGCTTTCAGCTCAGG ATATTCATCTGGAGAGCTCCGCCTCTGGATATGAACTtcacttctcctcctctccatcATCTCCTCCTGGACGACAGCGTACCTGTTCCTTCAGCTCTCCCTTATCCGTTTCTAATCCGTACCAGGACATTGCAGACTGTACACTCACAAGTGCAGTATCAGAG GTCCATTTAGCCTCTGGAGGAGACGTAAGGAATCTGCTGGCAGGGAAAGCGGAAGCTGGCTGGAG ACACCAGGGTTTAGAGAACAGAGTTCAGACCTTCTATCGGCCCTCCTCCAGACCCTCTTCTCATGGGTTTTTGGGTGCCATGGAGCTGGAGAGACCCTTAGCTAGTCTGTGGAGTTTAATTCGAGATCACTCCAAAGCTCATCTCTACAACAAATCTCTAAAGTCCACATGGACACGATTGCTAGATGACACTACACAACTAG TCTACCTGCTGACTGATCCATCCAACTGTCACATGAAGCAGCCACGGGATTTTTGTTGCCTGAGCATTGAGTCCAAGCAG GATGATATGTGGGTGTTGGCTATGCAGTCTGTATTTGAAGAGTCTCTCCCTCGCCCAAGTGTGGACACTGTACGTGGAGAGATGTTTCCCAGTGCATGGATTCTTCAGCACAGCCATAGGCAGGGCCGAGAGATTGTCACAGTTATCTATCTACTACAG GTTGATTTGGGAACTCCAACCCTGCCCCAGAGACTGGTGAATGAAGTAGCCAGGAAGCaagcagctgtaattgcagacCTTGACTCTTTTCTGTCCTTGTGA